From a single Brassica rapa cultivar Chiifu-401-42 chromosome A01, CAAS_Brap_v3.01, whole genome shotgun sequence genomic region:
- the LOC108872203 gene encoding putative F-box only protein 15 → MASSQRSWSLSSLPLDMIEEIFHRTPAESLLRSKPTCKKWYDLIKNKRFIYEHLRRSPGRSLRTDERRFLRIDQTVQIMEPVTRTRSEKPIPHELQPLENIKAMVHCDGLMLCMCSDMESGIVHLALWNPLTRHITLIQPSTRFTTSDYYGIGHGVNKYRDGYKILRFSDRRYDNYHHHHHSEVDFEIYYCETSSWRTLVDAKVDWNVDFTCHGVSVMGNMYWLAHRDVEEEEELESCIIGFDFTAEKFMDVCLCPSIFDYNYLSCFGGDRLSLLQQNHDEPSLIEVWVSSKLADDGGDVSFTKYFSVVSSDLPWLHLDRSEDASHPVYYIAKNKRIIAWCEGMMDDGDRLPVWIILYEIDEDGVRNQLETERHYEYDYVGTFLCGYVYVPSLVPLP, encoded by the coding sequence ATGGCGTCTTCACAGCGTTCATGGTCGTTGTCATCGCTGCCGCTCGATATGATAGAAGAAATATTCCACAGAACTCCGGCTGAATCTCTACTCCGATCTAAACCGACGTGCAAGAAATGGTACGATCTCATCAAGAACAAGAGGTTCATCTACGAACACTTGCGTCGCTCCCCGGGAAGATCCCTTAGAACCGATGAGCGACGGTTCCTAAGAATCGACCAGACGGTACAAATCATGGAACCGGTGACAAGAACACGCTCAGAGAAACCGATCCCACACGAGCTCCAACCACTAGAAAACATCAAAGCCATGGTTCACTGCGACGGACTCATGTTGTGTATGTGCAGCGACATGGAATCAGGAATCGTCCACCTTGCTCTTTGGAACCCCCTCACGAGGCATATCACACTGATCCAGCCCTCGACACGTTTCACGACTTCTGACTACTACGGGATTGGACACGGCGTCAACAAGTATCGAGATGGTTACAAGATCCTTAGGTTTTCTGATCGCCGTTACGAtaattatcatcatcatcatcattctgAAGTGGATTTTGAGATTTATTACTGCGAGACGAGTTCTTGGAGAACCCTCGTTGATGCCAAGGTTGATTGGAATGTGGATTTCACGTGCCATGGTGTGTCTGTTATGGGGAACATGTACTGGCTTGCTCATAGGGAtgttgaggaggaggaggagctcgAAAGCTGTATTATAGGCTTCGATTTCACCGCTGAGAAATTCATGGACGTATGCCTTTGCCCTTCCATTTTTGATTACAATTACTTGAGCTGTTTCGGTGGAGATAGATTGTCTTTGCTACAACAAAATCACGACGAGCCAAGTCTTATAGAGGTGTGGGTTTCAAGCAAGTTGGCTGATGATGGGGGTGATGTCTCGTTTACAAAATATTTCAGTGTGGTCAGCTCTGATCTTCCATGGTTACATCTCGATAGATCAGAAGATGCTAGTCATCCGGTGTACTACATTGCCAAGAACAAACGTATCATAGCATGGTGCGAGGGAATGATGGATGATGGTGATAGACTCCCTGTTTGGATCATTCTCTATGAAATTGATGAGGATGGTGTAAGAAATCAACTTGAGACAGAACGACATTACGAGTATGACTATGTTGGCACCTTCCTTTGTGGTTACGTGTATGTTCCAAGTCTAGTCCCTCTTCCATGA
- the LOC103847596 gene encoding serine carboxypeptidase-like 49, which produces MEKRTFLSLLCHFVVFIACTYPSSSILLNDRSFEISNLPSSRAEKLIRELNLFPKLDVNVIDVGDSPLASSEEVPSIVERSFRFPNIVSHSDDGASVEDLGHRAGYYKLPKSQGARMFYFFFESRKKKKDAPVVIWLTGGPGCSSELAMFYENGPFKIDKNMSLVWNEYGWDQVSNLLYVDQPVGTGFSYTTDKSDIRHDEKGVSDDLYDFLQAFFAEHPKLTDNDFYITGESYAGHYIPAFAARVHKGNKAKEGLHINLKGFAIGNGLTNPALQYPAYPDYALEMGLITQSEHDRLKKIVPLCELSIKLCGTDGTVSCLASYLVCNTLFSGVINHAGGVNYYDIRKKCEGSLCYDFSDMEKFLNLQSVRKSLGVGDIEFVSCSTSVYQAMLQDWMRNLEVGIPTLLEDGINLLVYAGEYDLICNWLGNSRWVNAMEWSGQENFKATNEVPFVVDGKEAGKLKSYGQLSFLKVHDAGHMVPMDQPEAALKMLKRWMENSLSGGDDDDVATTITEGDDLVAQM; this is translated from the exons ATGGAGAAACGAACTTTCCTCTCCCTCCTCTGCCATTTCGTCGTCTTCATCGCTTGTACCTATCCGTCTTCCTCTATCCTCTTGAACGATCGGAGCTTCGAGATATCGAACTTGCCTTCATCGCGCGCGGAGAAGCTGATCCGCGAGCTTAACCTTTTCCCGAAGCTCGACGTGAACGTGATCGATGTCGGTGATTCGCCTCTCGCTTCCTCGGAGGAGGTGCCTTCGATTGTCGAACGGAGCTTCAGATTCCCGAATATTGTATCCCATAGCGACGACGGCGCTTCCGTCGAGGATTTAGGTCATCGTGCTGGCTATTACAAGCTCCCGAAATCTCAAGGCGCAAG GATGTTCTACTTCTTCTTTGAGTCgcgcaagaagaagaaggatgcTCCTGTTGTGATTTGGTTGACCGGAGGGCCTGGATGTAGCAGCGAACTGGCTATGTTCTATGAGAACGGCCCTTTCAAGATCGATAAGAACATGTCTCTTGTTTGGAATGAGTATGGATGGGATCAG GTTTCCAATCTCCTGTATGTTGACCAGCCTGTTGGAACTGGTTTCAGCTACACCACAGACAAAAGTGACATCCGTCATGACGAAAAGGGTGTTAGTGATGATCTGTATGATTTTCTGCAG GCTTTCTTTGCTGAGCACCCTAAGCTGACAGACAACGACTTTTACATAACTGGAGAGTCATATGCTGGGCATTACATTCCGGCTTTTGCTGCCCGAGTCCATAAAGGAAACAAGGCTAAGGAGGGGCTTCATATTAACCTTAAG GGATTCGCCATTGGAAATGGGCTTACAAATCCTGCACTCCAGTACCCAGCTTATCCTGACTATGCTTTGGAAATGGGTTTAATTACGCAATCCGAGCATGATCGTTTAAAAAAGATTGTCCCACTCTGTGAACTATCAATTAAGCTTTGCG GAACTGATGGAACAGTTTCTTGCTTGGCATCATATCTTGTTTGCAACACGTTGTTCAGTGGTGTAATAAATCATGCTGGTGGAGTAAAC TATTACGACATCAGGAAGAAGTGCGAGGGGAGTTTGTGCTATGACTTCTCAGACATGGAGAAATTCTTGAATCTGCAATCGGTTAGAAAGTCGCTTGGTGTTGGGGACATAGAGTTTGTCTCGTGTAGTACTAGTGTCTATCAGGCAATGCTACAGGATTGGATGAGGAATCTCGAGGTTGGTATTCCCACCCTCTTGGAAGATGGAATCAACCTTCTTGTGTATGCTGGAGAGTATGATCTCATCTGCAACTGGCTCG GTAACTCGAGGTGGGTGAATGCAATGGAGTGGTCAGGACAAGAGAACTTTAAGGCGACTAATGAAGTTCCCTTTGTGGTTGATGGTAAAGAAGCAGGGAAGTTAAAGAGTTATGGACAACTTAGTTTCCTCAAG GTGCACGATGCGGGACACATGGTTCCAATGGACCAGCCAGAAGCTGCGTTGAAAATGTTGAAGAGATGGATGGAGAATTCGCTTAGTggaggagatgatgatgatgtggcGACTACTATTACAGAAGGAGATGATCTGGTTGCTCAGATGTGA